A section of the Sedimentisphaera cyanobacteriorum genome encodes:
- a CDS encoding LamG-like jellyroll fold domain-containing protein yields the protein MTAIFVFILIFCSFAAGQGEIVFDVSQAQYPPVVNKFSDGVFFDNTERRDHNEMIARMDEMKCLMIDSNIRESRNNYKNGSDTMIGNNPLNPNNPNGLFYIDQQGQVQANCDLNWIERRSECLSAGLLNYIRWDGVPYLANDNPDDDYFTLDPFREIAPSDPKPSDYNPPSAQADRPLFAQKMGELIEKMHDNEPDFVPTIWSFWQEVEHCLGDPTPWDNLTAADKMNNLEMFINDFYGNLVPLIKDIDPDYKIAGIQQNSAMSEWSSFNLISDYGTIGGSGLGNAAHFWAEMEEQNAREYPFDYLTIQSYRGTNIPSHHIPNSRFALKNLMAELHPEKINRFNKTSIFINEAKYYKTKPPESSIAEIKWLLDLADIPELAYVSLNVMLRDYNQEPRVRFLEVYNAMPEGRLAAQNSSPLNCLASFQPADGFYAFFCNDSGSAGSADITLNNAGLTASDEAAFWKLDYDSTDMYAPSFWTAKNDAVRIDENTWQMPYEAGEIIFMAVNGSPEIYPGQNYYQLSPESSLALRESKIQRGVYSCHDMYVPRKNDMTSSKWGYLTPPEPEGMGYFDQQQGRMILGVKNDSGAGCASVNLREVPEHNYFVKADFSGVGLPSPLPQDSSLMLRLDYLSGEEAVESHIIADSSAGNPLSFDDIGWFAPGDAVYSSTSDIWNQREFILPVSSWQPAGWAEADGGLRRIRISLLLAGLSEPAALMCDFDDTITVSPPEISSQPESETVPAGQSVQLTISGTDISEYRWHKNGLPIPDDPTNTEHFGEDGPSLVLMNVQPEDEGEYSCVVYNQDGAAAETEPAQVITERLAGWWKFDSNLSDSVNQNVPSAQPRNGAANSPAFSASGIDGACLNLDGTISSAAVIQESEDFFNFFTRGYTLSFWVKSKSQTSLPAGFAGKLSESGSKGFSVGANYLGNAVSILHGGWYYMNSGGNVCDESWHLLTAAYDPANSEGRIYIDGELAKTADSLGTPQGSPAEFVIGASGLSSNDAFNGLIDDVRVWTYPLAPIDAANLYLDFVPEAEICLAYPQYDIAGPGGAGEQYRDCIVDFYDLSALAQSWLTGENQLDCASYPEFDFAGEAGTGQQHRDCFVNLYDFAVICSHWLQSNIIASQQ from the coding sequence ATGACAGCAATATTTGTATTTATTTTAATTTTCTGTTCATTTGCAGCGGGGCAGGGTGAGATTGTTTTTGATGTATCTCAAGCTCAGTATCCGCCTGTTGTGAACAAATTCAGCGACGGCGTTTTCTTTGATAATACAGAACGCCGCGACCATAACGAGATGATAGCCCGCATGGATGAGATGAAATGTCTGATGATTGATTCGAATATCAGGGAATCCCGCAATAATTACAAAAACGGCTCTGATACGATGATTGGCAACAATCCGCTCAATCCGAACAATCCCAACGGGCTTTTCTATATCGACCAGCAGGGCCAGGTGCAGGCAAACTGCGATTTGAACTGGATTGAAAGACGCTCGGAGTGTCTTTCGGCTGGCCTTCTAAATTATATCCGCTGGGACGGAGTTCCGTATTTAGCAAACGATAACCCCGACGATGATTATTTCACTCTCGACCCGTTCAGAGAGATTGCCCCGAGCGATCCCAAACCCAGCGACTACAACCCCCCGTCCGCACAGGCAGACCGCCCGCTTTTTGCTCAAAAAATGGGCGAGCTTATCGAAAAAATGCACGATAATGAACCCGATTTTGTGCCCACTATCTGGTCTTTCTGGCAGGAGGTGGAGCATTGCCTCGGCGATCCTACCCCATGGGACAATCTTACTGCTGCGGATAAGATGAACAACCTCGAGATGTTTATCAATGATTTTTACGGCAATTTAGTGCCTCTGATAAAGGATATTGACCCCGATTACAAAATCGCCGGTATTCAGCAGAATTCTGCGATGTCTGAGTGGAGCAGTTTCAATCTTATTTCAGATTACGGCACGATCGGAGGCTCCGGCCTCGGAAATGCCGCCCACTTCTGGGCTGAGATGGAAGAGCAGAACGCACGGGAGTATCCCTTTGATTATCTCACAATTCAATCTTACCGCGGAACGAATATTCCCTCTCACCATATACCAAACAGCCGCTTTGCGCTGAAGAATCTTATGGCAGAGCTGCATCCTGAAAAGATTAACCGCTTCAACAAAACTTCAATTTTCATCAATGAGGCAAAGTATTACAAAACTAAGCCCCCCGAGAGCTCCATTGCCGAGATTAAATGGCTCTTAGACCTTGCCGATATCCCCGAGCTTGCTTACGTTTCATTAAATGTTATGCTCAGAGACTACAATCAGGAGCCGAGGGTTCGCTTTCTGGAAGTCTATAACGCTATGCCTGAGGGCAGATTGGCCGCCCAGAATTCATCCCCGCTCAACTGCCTCGCGTCTTTCCAGCCCGCAGACGGCTTCTATGCATTTTTCTGCAACGATTCCGGTTCCGCAGGCAGCGCTGATATAACGCTGAATAACGCAGGGCTCACCGCCTCGGATGAAGCGGCTTTCTGGAAGCTTGATTATGACAGCACCGATATGTATGCACCTTCATTCTGGACTGCGAAAAATGATGCTGTTCGAATTGACGAGAATACCTGGCAGATGCCCTATGAAGCCGGGGAGATTATTTTTATGGCAGTAAACGGCAGCCCTGAGATTTATCCGGGGCAGAACTACTATCAGCTCAGCCCCGAGAGCAGCCTTGCCCTTCGCGAGAGCAAAATCCAGCGCGGGGTTTACTCCTGCCATGATATGTATGTCCCTCGCAAAAACGATATGACTTCCAGCAAGTGGGGATATCTCACCCCGCCCGAACCGGAGGGCATGGGATACTTCGACCAGCAGCAGGGCAGGATGATTCTCGGCGTGAAGAACGACTCAGGCGCAGGCTGCGCAAGCGTGAATCTCAGAGAAGTTCCCGAGCACAATTATTTCGTAAAAGCAGATTTCTCAGGCGTCGGTCTGCCTTCGCCCCTCCCGCAGGATAGCTCGCTTATGCTGCGTCTGGATTATCTAAGCGGCGAAGAGGCAGTAGAATCGCATATTATTGCAGATTCCTCTGCCGGTAATCCCCTCAGCTTTGATGATATAGGCTGGTTCGCCCCGGGCGATGCTGTTTATTCCAGCACCTCGGACATTTGGAATCAGAGAGAATTCATCCTGCCTGTAAGCTCTTGGCAGCCTGCGGGCTGGGCGGAGGCAGATGGAGGCCTGCGCCGAATACGAATCTCTTTGCTCCTTGCCGGGCTCAGCGAACCTGCGGCTCTTATGTGTGATTTTGATGATACGATAACAGTATCCCCGCCGGAGATTTCCTCCCAGCCCGAAAGCGAAACGGTGCCCGCAGGGCAGAGCGTTCAGCTCACAATAAGCGGGACAGACATATCCGAATATCGGTGGCATAAGAACGGCTTACCCATCCCCGACGACCCAACGAACACAGAGCATTTTGGCGAAGACGGCCCAAGCCTTGTGTTGATGAATGTTCAGCCGGAGGATGAGGGGGAATATTCCTGCGTTGTGTATAATCAGGATGGTGCTGCTGCTGAAACTGAACCTGCTCAAGTGATCACTGAAAGGCTTGCTGGCTGGTGGAAATTTGACAGCAACCTCTCCGATTCGGTCAATCAGAACGTCCCTTCTGCTCAGCCCCGCAACGGTGCAGCAAACTCTCCCGCATTTTCAGCTTCAGGTATTGACGGGGCGTGCCTGAATTTGGATGGTACAATCAGCTCCGCCGCTGTTATTCAGGAAAGCGAGGATTTCTTCAATTTCTTCACACGCGGCTATACCCTCAGCTTCTGGGTGAAAAGCAAAAGCCAGACCTCCCTGCCGGCCGGCTTTGCAGGAAAGCTTTCAGAGTCAGGCTCAAAGGGCTTCTCCGTTGGGGCAAACTATCTAGGAAATGCTGTGAGCATCCTTCACGGAGGCTGGTATTATATGAACTCAGGGGGAAATGTATGCGATGAGAGCTGGCATCTTCTAACAGCGGCTTACGACCCTGCAAACAGCGAAGGACGCATTTACATAGACGGCGAGCTCGCCAAAACTGCCGATTCTCTTGGAACTCCGCAAGGCTCTCCTGCTGAATTCGTGATAGGGGCATCAGGGCTTTCCTCAAATGATGCTTTTAACGGCCTCATTGATGATGTTCGGGTTTGGACTTATCCATTGGCTCCGATTGATGCGGCGAATCTCTATCTCGATTTTGTCCCAGAGGCGGAAATTTGCCTTGCTTATCCGCAATACGATATCGCAGGCCCGGGCGGGGCAGGAGAGCAGTATAGAGACTGCATTGTCGATTTCTACGACCTCTCTGCTCTTGCTCAAAGCTGGCTAACTGGAGAAAACCAGCTCGATTGTGCATCGTATCCGGAATTTGATTTCGCCGGCGAAGCCGGAACAGGCCAGCAGCATAGAGACTGCTTTGTTAATCTGTATGATTTTGCTGTGATTTGCTCGCATTGGCTCCAGAGCAATATAATCGCATCCCAGCAATGA
- a CDS encoding LamG-like jellyroll fold domain-containing protein, which yields MNAKIKLLTILFACFIAGFAAAGDIVPGLDDAAAEYDGTTPLDNANTVTANTSYKTTFAVVCTPSADDISNSYSGSVVVLENGGNGNGSGIYITNGMYVFYAKDDGSGNAYPSGMYDTDLSDNSISLPVGAAVADTEQTVYFAYDAPAGQGYGEVDGEAVSYSVTGFDGQIDLSGSRTVTFLGTHEGGIAGGPGNLGAMTGNSEAPDIYNTANIRTFTNPVVGNIRAQIFYDVNFDVLPNDPSPANGEIDVDPDAVTQLQFDAAEDPENPGFVNPNITGHFITVYSSYSPDPNQANTVDFETFVAAGNDPLTVPYSFQLGDELYWQVEEQIGGASKGDSANITGPVWSFTALPAIPVIDSQPADAAGFAGETLSMSCEFTSKSPANVFWVKAGEPEIILDDADPDITISGSQHGDSYVSTLEVANIEIADQGEYLCRVGNADGSVDTASAKLGVKRTIGYWPLDGDYTDASGEGHDADPNIVPQPEQWVDGVDPAKTGQALDTVPEPFAAAVTQPFAPAAYTNEMSISLWVKWSGEESPGGFWAGLVSSTGENGNNWFFELSADGQLHANAPGYDAWGNLDADKLTPGEWTHVALVNEAGEVGKMYINGALVAVDETYQVSKAENPVYLLCNGILADGTLDRPAVGVFDEIKMYNYALTGEEIVAEYYDITGETVCTDPYSSDLQFDINGDCEVTLADFAVFAADWGECNLLPSSACDF from the coding sequence ATGAATGCAAAAATAAAACTACTTACAATTCTTTTCGCCTGCTTTATTGCAGGTTTTGCGGCAGCGGGCGATATTGTGCCCGGCCTTGATGATGCAGCTGCTGAATACGATGGAACCACACCTCTGGATAACGCAAACACTGTTACTGCGAATACCAGCTACAAAACAACATTCGCCGTTGTCTGTACGCCAAGTGCTGATGATATCTCAAATTCATACAGCGGCTCTGTTGTAGTGCTTGAGAACGGCGGAAACGGCAACGGCTCAGGAATTTACATAACCAATGGAATGTATGTCTTCTATGCAAAAGACGATGGAAGCGGCAATGCATATCCATCCGGCATGTATGATACAGACCTCAGCGACAACAGCATAAGCCTTCCTGTCGGAGCTGCAGTTGCTGATACCGAGCAGACCGTATATTTTGCTTACGATGCCCCCGCAGGACAAGGCTATGGCGAAGTGGACGGAGAGGCTGTGAGCTATTCGGTAACAGGTTTCGATGGCCAGATAGATCTTAGCGGCAGCCGTACTGTTACCTTCCTCGGAACTCACGAGGGCGGCATTGCCGGAGGCCCTGGAAATCTCGGCGCAATGACCGGTAATTCCGAAGCACCAGATATTTACAACACTGCAAATATCCGTACCTTTACCAATCCTGTGGTAGGCAATATCAGGGCGCAGATCTTTTACGATGTAAATTTTGATGTGCTCCCTAACGACCCGAGCCCCGCAAATGGTGAAATAGATGTGGACCCAGATGCCGTTACACAGCTTCAGTTCGATGCCGCAGAAGACCCTGAAAATCCGGGCTTTGTGAACCCGAATATTACAGGCCATTTCATCACTGTTTACAGCAGCTATTCGCCGGATCCGAATCAGGCAAATACCGTTGATTTTGAAACTTTCGTGGCCGCAGGCAATGATCCGCTTACTGTGCCTTACAGCTTCCAGCTCGGTGATGAACTTTACTGGCAGGTTGAAGAGCAGATCGGCGGCGCATCAAAAGGCGATTCTGCCAATATAACCGGCCCTGTCTGGAGCTTTACCGCTCTTCCTGCAATACCGGTTATCGATTCACAACCAGCTGATGCTGCCGGCTTTGCCGGAGAAACGCTTAGCATGAGCTGTGAATTTACAAGCAAAAGCCCTGCTAACGTATTCTGGGTTAAGGCAGGCGAGCCGGAAATCATCCTTGATGATGCAGACCCCGATATTACTATCTCAGGCTCTCAGCACGGCGACAGCTACGTTTCAACGCTTGAAGTGGCCAATATTGAGATAGCTGATCAGGGCGAATATCTCTGCAGAGTTGGAAATGCAGACGGCAGCGTTGATACTGCATCTGCCAAGCTCGGTGTTAAACGTACGATTGGCTACTGGCCCCTGGACGGCGATTACACAGACGCCTCAGGCGAAGGACATGATGCAGACCCAAACATAGTTCCTCAGCCCGAGCAGTGGGTTGACGGTGTTGACCCTGCAAAGACCGGCCAGGCCCTCGATACTGTTCCAGAGCCGTTTGCAGCAGCGGTAACTCAGCCGTTTGCCCCCGCTGCCTACACAAACGAAATGAGTATTTCGCTGTGGGTGAAATGGAGCGGCGAGGAATCACCAGGCGGATTCTGGGCAGGCCTCGTTTCAAGCACGGGCGAGAACGGCAACAACTGGTTCTTTGAGCTTTCAGCCGACGGACAGCTTCATGCAAACGCTCCGGGATACGATGCCTGGGGCAATCTTGATGCAGACAAACTAACTCCAGGCGAATGGACACACGTCGCCCTTGTTAATGAAGCAGGCGAAGTTGGCAAGATGTACATAAACGGGGCACTTGTTGCCGTTGACGAGACTTATCAGGTTTCAAAGGCGGAAAATCCTGTATATCTACTGTGCAACGGAATTCTCGCAGATGGTACGCTGGACAGACCGGCTGTAGGTGTATTCGATGAGATTAAAATGTACAACTATGCCCTTACCGGCGAAGAAATTGTTGCAGAATACTACGATATCACAGGTGAAACTGTCTGTACAGACCCGTATTCATCAGACTTGCAGTTCGATATCAACGGCGATTGCGAAGTAACCCTCGCTGATTTTGCTGTGTTCGCCGCTGATTGGGGAGAGTGTAACCTGCTTCCATCATCAGCTTGCGATTTCTAA
- a CDS encoding beta-L-arabinofuranosidase domain-containing protein: protein MVISASLKAGEVELVEKPDDSVNNSNYVSNRDPLKETPLIKLPIGSIEPEGWLKRKLELQAEGFHGHLMDISRFLKKEENSWLSPEGKGKRGWEEVPYWLKGYLNLAYVLDDEQMIDEAMVWIEGALNSQKEDGWFGPDKKRSGVATKLSGRDDLWPNAIMLFCLQDYYDVSGDERVIELMTNYFKYLAKVPEDKYLLGYWPKMRGGDILYSIYWLYNRTGEKWLLDLAEKNHRRTARWDEDVVNWHNVNIAQAFGEGATYWLQSHENSDLMSAYSNWQKVRDIYGQMPGGMFASDENCRKGHDDPRQCVETCGMVEEMLSDETLMAITGDTVWADRCEDVAFNSLPAALTAEMDGIRYLTAVNHVKSDDQEHNPGIQNGGPMLHMNPHRHRCCQHNFGHGWPYFAQHLWYASADNGISAVFYTDSKVTAKVGKAGEEFVIKQTTKYPFDGKVYFEIASGKPTEFPVYLRIPGWCSSPEVMVNSEEYAFSNQDDGGFVKISRKWQKGDTFQINMPMKITVKKWTENHDSVSVNRGPITFSLKIKENKFRSGGTDKWPAYEIHPASDWNYALELADSPEESFELVERVWPSDQMPWTHEGAPIMLKAKGRKIPQWQLDRFELCQELQDSPVKTDQPVEDIKLIPMGAARLRISAFPTAGHGENAAQWQPPKIPELLPYSASASFENDTLEAMYDQVHPESSGDQSVHRFTWWDHRGTKEWVQYDFDKPKAVSKTSVYWFDDTGRGRCRVPQSWKLLYKDCGKWKPVKTRQKFGTELDKWNTVSFEEVKTESLRLVVQLKPEFSGGILEWKVD, encoded by the coding sequence ATGGTAATTTCAGCAAGCCTGAAAGCAGGCGAGGTAGAATTGGTGGAAAAGCCTGATGATTCAGTGAACAACTCAAATTACGTATCAAACAGGGATCCGCTGAAAGAAACTCCCCTTATCAAGCTGCCAATCGGTTCAATCGAGCCGGAAGGCTGGCTCAAAAGAAAGCTCGAGCTTCAGGCTGAAGGGTTTCACGGCCATCTGATGGATATAAGCAGATTCCTCAAAAAAGAGGAAAATTCTTGGCTCAGCCCCGAAGGAAAGGGCAAACGCGGCTGGGAAGAAGTGCCTTACTGGCTGAAGGGCTATCTAAACCTTGCTTATGTTCTCGATGATGAGCAGATGATAGATGAAGCGATGGTCTGGATTGAAGGTGCACTGAACAGCCAGAAGGAAGACGGCTGGTTCGGCCCGGATAAGAAGCGTTCCGGCGTTGCTACAAAGCTCAGCGGCAGAGACGACCTCTGGCCTAATGCTATTATGCTCTTCTGCCTGCAGGACTACTACGATGTTTCTGGCGATGAGCGCGTGATTGAGCTGATGACAAACTACTTCAAATACCTTGCGAAAGTCCCTGAGGATAAATACCTCCTTGGCTACTGGCCTAAAATGCGAGGCGGAGACATCCTCTACAGCATCTACTGGCTCTACAACCGCACCGGCGAGAAGTGGCTGCTTGACCTTGCAGAGAAGAACCACAGACGAACCGCCCGCTGGGATGAAGACGTTGTAAATTGGCACAACGTAAATATAGCTCAGGCCTTCGGCGAAGGAGCTACATACTGGCTTCAGTCTCACGAGAATTCCGACCTTATGAGCGCATACAGCAACTGGCAGAAGGTTCGTGATATCTACGGACAGATGCCGGGCGGTATGTTTGCTTCTGATGAGAACTGCCGCAAAGGACACGACGACCCGAGGCAGTGCGTTGAAACTTGCGGGATGGTGGAAGAGATGCTCTCGGATGAAACGCTTATGGCAATCACAGGCGATACTGTATGGGCAGACCGCTGCGAGGATGTGGCGTTTAATTCTCTGCCCGCTGCTCTCACCGCTGAGATGGACGGAATACGCTATCTCACGGCGGTAAATCACGTTAAAAGCGATGATCAGGAGCATAATCCGGGCATACAGAACGGCGGCCCTATGCTCCATATGAACCCGCACAGACACCGCTGCTGCCAGCACAATTTCGGCCACGGCTGGCCCTATTTCGCCCAGCACCTTTGGTATGCCTCTGCAGATAACGGCATTTCAGCAGTTTTCTATACTGACAGCAAAGTAACTGCGAAGGTTGGAAAAGCAGGCGAGGAGTTTGTAATTAAGCAGACAACGAAGTACCCATTCGACGGAAAGGTGTATTTCGAGATTGCTTCGGGCAAGCCAACAGAATTCCCCGTTTATCTCAGGATCCCCGGCTGGTGCAGCAGTCCGGAGGTTATGGTAAACAGCGAGGAATATGCCTTCTCTAACCAAGATGACGGCGGATTTGTAAAAATCAGCAGAAAATGGCAAAAGGGCGACACATTCCAAATCAATATGCCGATGAAGATAACCGTTAAGAAATGGACTGAGAACCACGACAGCGTTTCGGTTAATCGCGGCCCAATAACATTCTCATTGAAAATCAAAGAGAATAAATTCCGCTCCGGCGGCACAGATAAATGGCCTGCTTACGAAATCCACCCCGCCTCAGACTGGAACTACGCCCTTGAGCTTGCAGACAGTCCTGAGGAGTCTTTCGAGCTGGTTGAGAGGGTATGGCCTTCGGATCAGATGCCTTGGACGCACGAAGGCGCTCCGATTATGCTGAAGGCCAAGGGAAGAAAAATCCCGCAGTGGCAGCTGGACAGATTCGAATTGTGTCAGGAGCTGCAGGACAGCCCGGTAAAAACCGACCAGCCCGTTGAAGATATAAAGCTCATACCGATGGGTGCAGCCCGTCTTCGCATCTCAGCTTTCCCCACAGCGGGGCACGGCGAAAATGCAGCCCAATGGCAGCCTCCTAAAATTCCGGAGCTTCTGCCTTACTCGGCAAGCGCATCGTTTGAAAATGACACCTTGGAGGCAATGTACGATCAGGTGCACCCTGAAAGCTCAGGCGACCAGTCAGTCCACCGATTTACTTGGTGGGACCATAGAGGCACGAAGGAATGGGTTCAGTACGATTTCGATAAGCCCAAAGCTGTTTCGAAGACAAGCGTATATTGGTTTGACGATACAGGCAGGGGGCGATGCCGCGTGCCGCAGTCTTGGAAACTGCTATACAAAGATTGCGGCAAATGGAAGCCTGTGAAAACCAGACAAAAATTCGGCACAGAGCTGGATAAGTGGAATACCGTTTCCTTTGAGGAAGTTAAAACTGAATCTCTGCGGCTGGTTGTCCAGCTGAAGCCGGAATTTTCCGGCGGAATACTTGAATGGAAAGTAGATTAG
- a CDS encoding LamG domain-containing protein, with protein MITLSAWIQWSGPNPAGGFWSHWFGNDGGGGFNFAIQANRGAGRLHINSPNGNMDPLFDNFLPGSITNLIQDEWVLVTVAANTESGKLYMNGQLVLEDSDFSIATNETNIYVGCEGSNTNKPAYGYIDDARVYNYMLSDDEVAQLYYDVTGESVCSDFNAENLQYDFDGDCQVSLSDLQAAAGGWLNSKLYPSDGSL; from the coding sequence ATGATTACTTTATCAGCCTGGATTCAGTGGAGCGGGCCTAACCCTGCCGGCGGTTTTTGGTCTCACTGGTTTGGAAACGATGGAGGCGGCGGCTTTAATTTCGCCATTCAGGCAAACAGAGGAGCCGGGAGACTGCATATTAACAGCCCCAATGGAAATATGGACCCATTGTTTGACAACTTCCTGCCCGGTTCAATTACTAATCTTATTCAGGACGAATGGGTTCTTGTAACCGTAGCTGCAAATACTGAAAGCGGAAAGCTTTATATGAATGGTCAGCTGGTGCTTGAAGACTCTGATTTTTCAATCGCCACTAATGAGACAAACATCTATGTTGGCTGTGAAGGCAGCAATACAAACAAACCTGCATACGGGTATATTGATGATGCTAGGGTGTACAACTATATGCTCAGCGATGATGAGGTAGCCCAGCTTTACTACGACGTTACAGGCGAATCGGTATGCTCTGATTTTAATGCAGAAAATCTCCAGTACGATTTCGACGGAGACTGTCAGGTTAGCCTTAGCGACCTTCAGGCTGCTGCCGGAGGCTGGCTTAATTCCAAGCTTTATCCTTCAGACGGTTCGCTGTAA